The following nucleotide sequence is from Labeo rohita strain BAU-BD-2019 chromosome 3, IGBB_LRoh.1.0, whole genome shotgun sequence.
CTTCATGAGGATGAAGAAGGTCAGACTGAATcccagctgtgtgtttgtgcatcagAATGTTTCAGACGTCACAGCTGGAGAGAAAAACATGGAGGGAAGGAGACGAAGGATATTTTTCTCAGCTCTGGGAGGGCAGCCCACCAATGGCACCACCAAACCCAAACTACTGTGAGAACATTCAAGAGCTAAAGGAAACTATTCAAACATTTGCCTCAAAATCACATGGAATGATGCTGACACATCTACAAGATCGTATTAAAGATCTCTGGGAGGCTTTACTGAATGAACGATTTGTCTTCAGCTTCAGAAATTCTTTTGAGATTTCAGCCTACAGACGACTGGAGACTGAATACAGCAAGTGGTCCTGGTGTCTTCGCAGTGCCATGATCGAAACTGAGAACAAACTGCacaacaaaatagaaaatgaagCAATTCATGAGGTTGAGGAAACTGACCTTAAAAAAGAACtgaaaaacacaagtgaagaagtgAAAAAATCAATGTCTGAATTTTTTGAAGAAGACAAAGATTCAATTCAATGGAAAACatcatttgaaaattaaaagatGTTCAGGAAAACATTGTGACAGAAACAAAGAAGAAATTAAATGAGATTCTTAAGCAGCGACACCTGAAGAAAAAGATTGATGCTCAGAGGACacaacatgaaaacacactctTTGAAAAGAGCAAAGAACTTGCCttgaaactaaaaaacaaagcaaatgaagaaacactgaagaaagagtttgatttgttttgggaGCAGAGTGTGGAGAAGATCATCAAAGACACTCTTACAATTAAAGACATTGACATAATGAGAGATGTGAAACTCCTCCTCAGTGACGTCTATGAAAGTGCTTCTGCATGTCACTGGAATGACAGCAGGGATATCTTCTCAGTGTTCAGTTACTCAGAATACGTACAGTTAAAGAAATCCAGTAGATTTACTTTCTACAGAGCAGCTAAAGAGATATTAGGTTATTCTCTGTCTGAAGAGGATGAAGCCCAAATAAGAACCTTTGTCACAGATGTTGCtcagcagacagacagaatgattcAGTCATATAGGTTTTCAAAGATGGGCTACAACATCAGCTACATTCAGTTACTTACTGATTACATCATGCAGAGAGTAACAGAACATCAGGCAGGACCAGTTAATTATGTGTTCAAGAATGAATTCTTCATGGATTTGATTCTTTCCCTCTTCAAGAAAGCAAACAAGACGATCACTGACCAACACAGAATGTTCAGGGAAGCCAATGATCCTGTAATATATGTTGAGAAGAAGAGAGAAGAGTACTATTGTattttccagaaatactgtCAAGGAGCAACATCAGCTGCCATTTTTGGTGAGATCATCTGTCAGAAACTTAAAGAGCCCATCGAGCAGTGTGTCTACAAGAAGACTGCCAGAGATTTAGCAGGTGAAATGAGAACAGACTGTGAATCAATGATGGAAAACAGATCAAATCTGGAGAAACACATCCTGAAGACACTGGCAGAAGAGGaggattttaataaatacatcaaCTACATTCATAATCCTAAAGATCACTTCAAGAGTTTCATCAGAGATGAAGTCAGTCGGTACATCACTGATAAGTTCAGCATCAGTGTTTCACCTATAAGGAAGGAGAACATTAAACTCCTGCAGCAGAAGATCATGAAAGCAGCACATGGATCTACTGAACATGTTCAAGTGAACAGTGGAGATGTTGGTTTGTGGTTGAAGTGTTTTACACAGAAGCTTTCAGATGAGCTGATCTTCTCTGAAAAAGACCTCAGTGGAGTGAAACATGATGTTGATTTTAACCTCCTATTAGATGTGATAAAACAAGAACTTCCTGCTATAATGTCTGACATCAGCAATAGATTGAACATAGAGAATCTTATAGAAAAATTGGATTATACATGTAGACCAGATGAGCTTCTGATTAATCACTTGTGTCAGTGCTGTTGGGTTTCCATATAAACAATACAGAAAAGCAGGAGGAGTTTATGCAAAGTGGAGCATCACCCCTGACCTCTCTGAGCTGCCGTACTGGAAGTGGTTTGTGTGCAGATTCCAGGAAGATCTTGAAAATCATTATGACAAAACATTTGAGAATAGTGGAAACATTCCAGATGAATGGAGAAAATTCACAAAACAGGATGCTATTGAGAGTCTggataaatgatttaaataaacagagcagataaacaaaattcatttaggctatttatttactgaaactAATACTGTTGGACCTATATAGAGatagagagcgagagagagagagagagagagagagagagagattttctttttttttccactaagCTACTGCAGttgatttattgttatttgCTGAAGTACAttactgtaaatacaaaattatacgGTAACTAGctataattgtattaattaacaAATGCATTGTAGAAGTGTAATCTATTTTTAGAATATTACAAGAATCAGGcaacaaattaatataaatcactttggttttggtttagaaaattttgaataaaacaaattaaaatgccaAGGACAAAAATGATGGGACCATTAACCATATACTTTGTTGCACAGTCATTAAAGGCGGTCACCGCAAACCGCAAGTGATTTCTGTAGTTCTAGATAAGACTTCTGCATGAACATGCCATAGTCCTGCTGCAGGGAGACATGAGGACTGCAGATGTGGCCAGGTCAAAAAATTGCAATGTAAGATGCATAAAACGGTGCTACATTGAGGCAGAAAGGACAGCTGATTCTCTCTGCAGTGGCAAACCACTGGTTACTGGCACTGACAtccatttatttttgtcaaatgtcTGCGAAACTTTATCCTTTCAATTGTTGTCTAAGATGTTGAATCTATTTACACAAGaaatttgctgaaataaaaGTAGTTGGATGTGagaagacattttatttttgtgctttaactttttatatattattttcaaaattaatgGCTAAAGACAGTATTGGacgacattttatttttattttaatatcccacttcagacattctactaactgtaagtaactttgcaactacatgtcaactagactgtctgcttaacaTCTGCCAATACTTCATTTTGATGTTCCTTAACACACATTCTACTGACTACAAATACCTATGCAAGTATTGTACGTCAACCCTAACAGTCCACTAATATTTTGAGCAATTGAAAATGAGTTATTTGACATGTAGttacaaagttacttatagttagcaGAATGTCTAAAGCcaattactgaaataaagtgtagccaatatatttacaatattttgccAAATACTTAAATTAGGCTATGCAATACAGTCATGTTTATGATCCACATAAACTTTACAAATGTATGTCTGTGAATCAGAGTTTGATACTATGATTCAATAATCTTAGAACCAAATTAAATTAGGACTACAGTCCAAATTTTTTTCTACTGTAATATCTGGAGCTGCTGTTAGTCTCACTGCCACAAGACAGTATGCAGAATTACAGGAGAAGTGCCACTATATTTACCATTTACAGCTTAAAACACAATTAGATGCAAGACTTTTTATTTGGTGGGATTGAAAAGATACCAGTATTggtatataaaaatttaaatataacacatatgacactttttgtgcttttatgctGCTTTcaagttaattaaattattaactttttaatgcaattaaatgtaatacttaCCTAAGAACTATGAGGGGAAGACTCAGTCACATTGAGCTGATAATGTGAAGTAAACCAATTTCATTACTATGGCATAATCTCTTCATATGTTCCTGTAGATTTTATTCAAGAAGAACATTAAATGAAGCATGTAATCATGAACAGCAAAAACGACTGGAAtgtcattttttcagaaatattttatcAGCATGGTGACAGATGGCATTGATTTGCACTGATAAACATAATGACAAGGTCTGTAATTGTTAACCCTGTAAAGTTATGTGACCAGGTGCCATATCACTATTATAAACAGTGAACAGAATGTGTTTGCTAAATATAAATTCTACTCTTTATAAATTCTTGCTTTTCATGATCAGCtgctgttttctttatttattcacatcGTCTCATTTGAACAGAATTGTAGTTTGAACTTTTACCTGCATCTGTTGTCaaacaggacagaaaaaaacaggtttttaccTTTGCAGTGTAACTGGCTCCACATCTTTTCCTGCTTGTTGGTAATAAGAAACCTAACGCAAGATGAAACATCAACATGCAGGTATCTTATTTCATTACAAATACCCTGTTTATGattgttatatttaatgtaaatgtgacATGTAACACTAAATGATAGTTTAGTTATGAATGTAATTAATACATGAGCTGCGGTAACACTGAGTTTCACTAATAttgctttaaaaacacaatctCTGAAATCTCGAACTGGACAAGGAACAGTAAGGAGTCAGAGCAGTTGATCGAATGAAGGCTAAAGAAATAGGCGGAGAAGTGAAGAGAATATCAAAATGTCCAGCACAGTTGACAGAGGTAAGAATCACAGACAAATCAGATTCAAATATTGTTGACCAAATGAGATAAGCTAAAAAGACATTAGATATATAGTTACTTCACTTTTAGTTAAAATTAgcattgttctttttatttcctCAAGGTTACAACACAAACTCTGAATTGACTGTTTTCTAATCTGAGTTCTCAGTATTTCTCACTTTCATATTTTTGCTTGTAATAATCATGGGATTTTGTTTTCTGTACATGCTACTGGGATTCCAGTCAAATTTAATGTATAGCTTTTGCTTCATACAGTGACTGTTGCCCACAAACGTGCTCTCAATAGAAGACGGAGTAGACAGAACCCTCCTCAATGTAAGTCTTTCTTTATATAGATGAACAAGTACATTAATTGATtgttaagtgtatgtaaatatgGGTGAATTCATTAcataataccaaaaaaaaaaaaaaaaaaagcttttaactAAAACTTGACGATAGATTATCTTTGCATCATAACTTGTTTTATATCACGTGTGTTTCAGTGAGTGATCTGAGGATTGTTCTGCTGGGGAAGAATGTGTCTGAAAACAGTCGAGTGGGAAACTTCATATTAGGACGGGCATCGTTTGACAGTGAAGCTCCTACAGATGTTATAGAGAGAATCGTAGGAAGACTAAAAGACAGACATGTGATGATCATCAACAGTCCTCAGCTGCTTCAGCCACATCTGTCATTATATCAGATCACACAGAgggtgagagagtgtgtgtatcTGTCTGATCCAGGACCTCATGTGATCATTCTGCTCCTCAAACATGATCAGTGTTCAACAGAAGATCAAGAGTGTGTGGAGAAGGTGCTGGACTCTTTCTCTGAGCGGGTTTTTCAACACACCATGGTGATCAGCACGCAAGAGCCCACTGAAACTAATGAAATCctacaaaaaataattcagaaatgTGCAAACAGACACTTCAATCTTCAGAAAAGCAGCTCTCCTGATGATCTTCTGCAGACGTTTGAGGACATTGTACGAATGAATGATGGACATCACCTGATTTGTGCTGAATATGACAGTTCACAGTGTCTTACAATAAAGCAACAAGCCATAGAAAGACGTGAGTGTGATTTCaaactgatttttaattattgttcaaagtgacaaatgaacaaaaataaNNNNNNNNNNNNNNNNNNNNNNNNNNNNNNNNNNNNNNNNNNNNNNNNNNNNNNNNNNNNNNNNNNNNNNNNNNNNNNNNNNNNNNNNNNNNNNNNNNNNNNNNNNNNNNNNNNNNNNNNNNNNNNNNNNNNNNNNNNNNNNNNNNNNNNNNNNNNNNNNNNNNNNNNNNNNNNNNNNNNNNNNNNNNNNNNNNNNNNNNNNNNNNNNNNNNNNNNNNNNNNNNNNNNNNNNNNNNNNNNNNNNNNNNNNNNNNNNNNNNNNNNNNNNNNNNNNNNNNNNNNNNNNNNNNNNNNNNNNNNNNNNNNNNNNNNNNNNNNNNNNNNNNNNNNNNNNNNNNNNNNNNNNNNNNNNNNNNNNNNNNNNNNNNNNNNNNNNNNNNNNNNNNNNNNNNNNNNNNNNNNNNNNNNNNNNNNNNNNNNNNNNNNNNNNNNNNNNNNNNNNNNNNNNNNNNNNNNNNNNNNNNNNNNNNNNNNNNNNNNNNNNNNNNNNNNNNNNNNNNNNNNNNNNNNNNNNNNNNNNNNNNNNNNNNNNNNNNNNNNNNNNNNNNNNNNNNNNNNNNNNNNNNNNNNNNNNNNNNNNNNNNNNNNNNNNNNNNNNNNNNNNNNNNNNNNNNNNNNNNNNNNNNNNNNNNNNNNNNNNNNNNNNNNNNNNNNNNNNNNNNNNNNNNNNNNNNNNNNNNNNNNNNNNNNNNNNNNNNNNNNNNNNNNNNNNNNNNNNNNNNNNNNNNNNNNNNNNNNNNNNNNNNNNNNNNNNNNNNNNNNNNNNNNNNNNNNNNNNNNNNNNNNNNNNNNNNNNNNNNNNNNNNNNNNNNNNNNNNNNNNNNNNNNNNNNNNNNNNNNNNNNNNNNNNNNNNNNNNNNNNNNNNNNNNNNNNNNNNNNNNNNNNNNNNNNNNNNNNNNNNNNNNNNNNNNNNNNNNNNNNNNNNNNNNNNNNNNNNNNNNNNNNNNNNNNNNNNNNNNNNNNNNNNNNNNNNNNNNNNNNNNNNNNNNNNNNNNNNNNNNNNNNNNNNNNNNNNNNNNNNNNNNNNNNNNNNNNNNNNNNNNNNNNNNNNNNNNNNNNNNNNNNNNNNNNNNNNNNNNNNNNNNNNNNNNNNNNNNNNNNNNNNNNNNNNNNNNNNNNNNNNNNNNNNNNNNNNNNNNNNNNNNNNNNNNNNNNNNNNNNNNNNNNNNNNNNNNNNNNNNNNNNNNNNNNNNNNNNNNNNNNNNNNNNNNNNNNNNNNNNNNNNNNNNNNNNNNNNNNNNNNNNNNNNNNNNNNNNNNNNNNNNNNNNNNNNNNNNNNNNNNNNNNNNNNNNNNNNNNNNNNNNNNNNNNNNNNNNNNNNNNNNNNNNNNNNNNNNNNNNNNNNNNNNNNNNNNNNNNNNNNNNNNNNNNNNNNNNNNNNNNNNNNNNNNNNNNNNNNNNNNNNNNNNNNNNNNNNNNNNNNNNNNNNNNNNNNNNNNNNNNNNNNNNNNNNNNNNNNNNNNNNNNNNNNNNNNNNNNNNNNNNNNNNNNNNNNNNNNNNNNNNNNNNNNNNNNNNNNNNNNNNNNNNNNNNNNNNNNNNNNNNNNNNNNNNNNNNNNNNNNNNNNNNNNNNNNNNNNNNNNNNNNNNNNNNNNNNNNNNNNNNNNNNNNNNNNNNNNNNNNNNNNNNNNNNNNNNNNNNNNNNNNNNNNNNNNNNNNNNNNNNNNNNNNNNNNNNNNNNNNNNNNNNNNNNNNNNNNNNNNNNNNNNNNNNNNNNNNNNNNNNNNNNNNNNNNNNNNNNNNNNNNNNNNNNNNNNNNNNNNNNNNNNNNNNNNNNNNNNNNNNNNNNNNNNNNNNNNNNNNNNNNNNNNNNNNNNNNNNNNNNNNNNNNNNNNNNNNNNNNNNNNNNNNNNNNNNNNNNNNNNNNNNNNNNNNNNNNNNNNNNNNNNNNNNNNNNNNNNNNNNNNNNNNNNNNNNNNNNNNNNNNNNNNNNNNNNNNNNNNNNNNNNNNNNNNNNNNNNNNNNNNNNNNNNNNNNNNNNNNNNNNNNNNNNNNNNNNNNNNNNNNNNNNNNNNNNNNNNNNNNNNNNNNNNNNNNNNNNNNNNNNNNNNNNNNNNNNNNNNNNNNNNNNNNNNNNNNNNNNNNNNNNNNNNNNNNNNNNNNNNNNNNNNNNNNNNNNNNNNNNNNNNNNNNNNNNNNNNNNNNNNNNNNNNNNNNNNNNNNNNNNNNNNNNNNNNNNNNNNNNNNNNNNNNNNNNNNNNNNNNNNNNNNNNNNNNNNNNNNNNNNNNNNNNNNNNNNNNNNNNNNNNNNNNNNNNNNNNNNNNNNNNNNNNNNNNNNNNNNNNNNNNNNNNNNNNNNNNNNNNNNNNNNNNNNNNNNNNNNNNNNNNNNNNNNNNNNNNNNNNNNNNNNNNNNNNNNNNNNNNNNNNNNNNNNNNNNNNNNNNNNNNNNNNNNNNNNNNNNNNNNNNNNNNNNNNNNNNNNNNNNNNNNNNNNNNNNNNNNNNNNNNNNNNNNNNNNNNNNNNNNNNNNNNNNNNNNNNNNNNNNNNNNNNNNNNNNNNNNNNNNNNNNNNNNNNNNNNNNNNNNNNNNNNNNNNNNNNNNNNNNNNNNNNNNNNNNNNNNNNNNNNNNNNNNNNNNNNNNNNNNNNNNNNNNNNNNNNNNNNNNNNNNNNNNNNNNNNNNNNNNNNNNNNNNNNNNNNNNNNNNNNNNNNNNNNNNNNNNNNNNNNNNNNNNNNNNNNNNNNNNNNNNNNNNNNNNNNNNNNNNNNNNNNNNNNNNNNNNNNNNNNNNNNNNNNNNNNNNNNNNNNNNNNNNNNNNNNNNNNNNNNNNNNNNNNNNNNNNNNNNNNNNNNNNNNNNNNNNNNNNNNNNNNNNNNNNNNNNNNNNNNNNNNNNNNNNNNNNNNNNNNNNNNNNNNNNNNNNNNNNNNNNNNNNNNNNNNNNNNNNNNNNNNNNNNNNNNNNNNNNNNNNNNNNNNNNNNNNNNNNNNNNNNNNNNNNNNNNNNNNNNNNNNNNNNNNNNNNNNNNNNNNNNNNNNNNNNNNNNNNNNNNNNNNNNNNNNNNNNNNNNNNNNNNNNNNNNNNNNNNNNNNNNNNNNNNNNNNNNNNNNNNNNNNNNNNNNNNNNNNNNNNNNNNNNNNNNNNNNNNNNNNNNNNNNNNNNNNNNNNNNNNNNNNNNNNNNNNNNNNNNNNNNNNNNNNNNNNNNNNNNNNNNNNNNNNNNNNNNNNNNNNNNNNNNNNNNNNNNNNNNNNNNNNNNNNNNNNNNNNNNNNNNNNNNNNNNNNNNNNNNNNNNNNNNNNNNNNNNNNNNNNNNNNNNNNNNNNNNNNNNNNNNNNNNNNNNNNNNNNNNNNNNNNNNNNNNNNNNNNNNNNNNNNNNNNNNNNNNNNNNNNNNNNNNNNNNNNNNNNNNNNNNNNNNNNNNNNNNNNNNNNNNNNNNNNNNNNNNNNNNNNNNNNNNNNNNNNNNNNNNNNNNNNNNNNNNNNNNNNNNNNNNNNNNNNNNNNNNNNNNNNNNNNNNNNNNNNNNNNNNNNNNNNNNNNNNNNNNNNNNNNNNNNNNNNNNNNNNNNNNNNNNNNNNNNNNNNNNNNNNNNNNNNNNNNNNNNNNNNNNNNNNNNNNNNNNNNNNNNNNNNNNNNNNNNNNNNNNNNNNNNNNNNNNNNNNNNNNNNNNNNNNNNNNNNNNNNNNNNNNNNNNNNNNNNNNNNNNNNNNNNNNNNNNNNNNNNNNNNNNNNNNNNNNNNNNNNNNNNNNNNNNNNNNNNNNNNNNNNNNNNNNNNNNNNNNNNNNNNNNNNNNNNNNNNNNNNNNNNNNNNNNNNNNNNNNNNNNNNNNNNNNNNNNNNNNNNNNNNNNNNNNNNNNNNNNNNNNNNNNNNNNNNNNNNNNNNNNNNNNNNNNNNNNNNNNNNNNNNNNNNNNNNNNNNNNNNNNNNNNNNNNNNNNNNNNNNNNNNNNNNNNNNNNNNNNNNNNNNNNNNNNNNNNNNNNNNNNNNNNNNNNNNNNNNNNNNNNNNNNNNNNNNNNNNNNNNNNNNNNNNNNNNNNNNNNNNNNNNNNNNNNNNNNNNNNNNNNNNNNNNNNNNNNNNNNNNNNNNNNNNNNNNNNNNNNNNNNNNNNNNNNNNNNNNNNNNNNNNNNNNNNNNNNNNNNNNNNNNNNNNNNNNNNNNNNNNNNNNNNNNNNNNNNNNNNNNNNNNNNNNNNNNNNNNNNNNNNNNNNNNNNNNNNNNNNNNNNNNNNNNNNNNNNNNNNNNNNNNNNNNNNNNNNNNNNNNNNNNNNNNNNNNNNNNNNNNNNNNNNNNNNNNNNNNNNNNNNNNNNNNNNNNNNNNNNNNNNNNNNNNNNNNNNNNNNNNNNNNNNNNNNNNNNNNNNNNNNNNNNNNNNNNNNNNNNNNNNNNNNNNNNNNNNNNNNNNNNNNNNNNNNNNNNNNNNNNNNNNNNNNNNNNNNNNNNNNNNNNNNNNNNNNNNNNNNNNNNNNNNNNNNNNNNNNNNNNNNNNNNNNNNNNNNNNNNNNNNNNNNNNNNNNNNNNNNNNNNNNNNNNNNNNNNNNNNNNNNNNNNNNNNNNNNNNNNNNNNNNNNNNNNNNNNNNNNNNNNNNNNNNNNNNNNNNNNNNNNNNNNNNNNNNNNNNNNNNNNNNNNNNNNNNNNNNNNNNNNNNNNNNNNNNNNNNNNNNNNNNNNNNNNNNNNNNNNNNNNNNNNNNNNNNNNNNNNNNNNNNNNNNNNNNNNNNNNNNNNNNNNNNNNNNNNNNNNNNNNNNNNNNNNNNNNNNNNNNNNNNNNNNNNNNNNNNNNNNNNNNNNNNNNNNNNNNNNNNNNNNNNNNNNNNNNNNNNNNNNNNNNNNNNNNNNNNNNNNNNNNNNNNNNNNNNNNNNNNNNNNNNNNNNNNNNNNNNNNNNNNNNNNNNNNNNNNNNNNNNNNNNNNNNNNNNNNNNNNNNNNNNNNNNNNNNNNNNNNNNNNNNNNNNNNNNNNNNNNNNNNNNNNNNNNNNNNNNNNNNNNNNNNNNNNNNNNNNNNNNNNNNNNNNNNNNNNNNNNNNNNNNNNNNNNNNNNNNNNNNNNNNNNNNNNNNNNNNNNNNNNNNNNNNNNNNNNNNNNNNNNNNNNNNNNNNNNNNNNNNNNNNNNNNNNNNNNNNNNNNNNNNNNNNNNNNNNNNNNNNNNNNNNNNNNNNNNNNNNNNNNNNNNNNNNNNNNNNNNNNNNNNNNNNNNNNNNNNNNNNNNNNNNNNNNNNNNNNNNNNNNNNNNNNNNNNNNNNNNNNNNNNNNNNNNNNNNNNNNNN
It contains:
- the LOC127162739 gene encoding GTPase IMAP family member 2-like codes for the protein MSSTVDRVTVAHKRALNRRRSRQNPPQLSDLRIVLLGKNVSENSRVGNFILGRASFDSEAPTDVIERIVGRLKDRHVMIINSPQLLQPHLSLYQITQRVRECVYLSDPGPHVIILLLKHDQCSTEDQECVEKVLDSFSERVFQHTMVISTQEPTETNEILQKIIQKCANRHFNLQKSSSPDDLLQTFEDIVRMNDGHHLICAEYDSSQCLTIKQQAIERRECDFKLIFNYCSK